The following proteins are encoded in a genomic region of Hoeflea phototrophica DFL-43:
- a CDS encoding phage protease — MMTAAQSQRNSRSDQALTALCTALPLPDAAQDKPAPEWIHLLPTGSFSGADGRGPYHVKDANRLVEASLEAMAGSGVVDENHATDLATPKGEPAPARGWITALEARTDGIWGKVDWTRAGLALLADRAYRHISPVIMHLKDGTVTAILRASLVNKPNLRGLAALNQETPMDFMDRLRAALGLGDEAGEDAVLAGINAAKGGTALQAALNDALGPIARAAGLAEGADAKAVLAGVEQMAKAKTSGDDTTVKALQAELTEVTTKFTALQTSIATDRATAFVDGAIKAGRVGVKPLRDHYIARHAANPAEVEKEINSFPSLGRSGASIEPPPAAKDGQLALNAEQRSVATMLGIDPKDYAETLKAERDAREAMQ; from the coding sequence ATGATGACCGCAGCCCAATCACAACGCAACTCCCGATCCGATCAGGCCCTAACGGCGCTGTGCACAGCCTTGCCCTTGCCCGATGCCGCCCAGGACAAGCCGGCACCAGAGTGGATCCATCTGCTGCCGACCGGATCGTTTTCCGGTGCGGACGGGCGTGGACCCTACCATGTCAAAGACGCCAACCGGCTGGTCGAGGCCAGCCTTGAGGCGATGGCAGGCTCCGGCGTCGTTGACGAGAACCATGCGACAGATCTGGCAACGCCCAAAGGGGAGCCGGCGCCTGCGCGTGGCTGGATCACGGCGCTGGAAGCCCGGACCGATGGCATCTGGGGCAAGGTCGACTGGACCAGGGCCGGGCTGGCGCTTCTGGCCGACCGCGCCTACCGGCACATTTCGCCGGTGATCATGCATCTCAAGGACGGCACGGTGACCGCGATCCTGCGCGCGTCGCTGGTCAACAAGCCCAATCTGCGCGGACTGGCCGCGCTCAACCAGGAGACCCCGATGGATTTCATGGACAGGTTACGCGCGGCGCTCGGTCTTGGCGACGAGGCCGGAGAGGACGCCGTGCTCGCTGGCATCAATGCTGCCAAGGGTGGGACCGCGCTGCAGGCAGCACTCAATGACGCGCTTGGGCCCATCGCCAGGGCGGCAGGGCTTGCCGAGGGCGCGGACGCCAAGGCTGTGCTGGCCGGCGTCGAGCAAATGGCCAAGGCGAAAACCTCGGGTGACGACACGACCGTGAAGGCGCTGCAGGCCGAGCTCACCGAGGTGACCACCAAATTCACCGCACTTCAGACATCGATCGCCACCGACAGGGCGACAGCCTTTGTCGACGGCGCGATCAAGGCCGGACGGGTCGGCGTCAAGCCGCTGCGCGACCATTACATCGCCCGCCACGCCGCCAATCCGGCGGAGGTGGAAAAGGAGATCAATTCCTTTCCGTCTCTCGGACGCTCGGGCGCAAGCATCGAGCCACCGCCTGCGGCCAAGGATGGCCAGCTGGCGCTGAACGCAGAACAGCGCAGCGTTGCCACCATGCTTGGAATCGATCCGAAGGATTACGCCGAGACGCTGAAAGCCGAACGGGACGCCAGGGAGGCGATGCAATGA
- a CDS encoding Mu-like prophage major head subunit gpT family protein, with protein sequence MLINSANLDALRVGFSTAFQAGLTQAPSQWSKIATRFTSTTASNKYGWLGDVPGMRKWIGPRHVHGLNQYDYSIENEPYEETIGVDRDNVEDDNLGIYAPRFSAMGRAVASSKDTLIFGLLKAGFSTPCYDGQFFFDTDHPVLDKDGSPGSVANTDGGAGAGWYLIDSKMPILPLILQIRKEAQFVSKDQPTDDNVFMEKRFLYGADGRWAAGFGFWQWTWGSKQTLNKANYRNAREALMSMKGDYGRPFGIMPDLLVVPPSLEGEALEIINAERDAAGATNVYKGTAELLVVPWLA encoded by the coding sequence ATGCTGATCAATTCTGCCAATCTCGACGCGCTGCGCGTCGGCTTTTCCACCGCCTTCCAGGCAGGCCTCACTCAGGCGCCCAGCCAGTGGTCGAAGATCGCCACGAGGTTCACGTCAACAACTGCGTCCAACAAATATGGCTGGCTCGGCGACGTTCCCGGCATGCGCAAGTGGATCGGACCACGCCACGTTCACGGGCTTAATCAATACGACTATTCGATCGAGAACGAGCCATATGAGGAAACCATCGGAGTTGATCGGGACAATGTCGAGGACGACAATCTCGGCATTTACGCCCCGCGATTTTCGGCCATGGGCCGCGCGGTCGCCTCGTCCAAGGACACGCTTATCTTCGGCCTGTTGAAGGCCGGCTTCTCCACGCCCTGCTATGACGGCCAGTTCTTCTTCGATACCGACCATCCGGTTCTCGATAAGGACGGCAGTCCCGGCTCCGTGGCAAACACCGATGGCGGTGCCGGTGCGGGCTGGTATCTGATCGACAGTAAAATGCCGATCCTGCCGCTGATCTTGCAAATCAGAAAGGAAGCGCAATTCGTTTCCAAGGACCAGCCGACCGACGACAATGTCTTCATGGAGAAACGTTTTCTCTACGGCGCCGATGGCCGATGGGCGGCCGGCTTCGGTTTCTGGCAGTGGACCTGGGGGTCGAAACAGACGCTCAACAAGGCCAATTATCGCAATGCCCGCGAAGCCCTTATGAGCATGAAAGGCGACTACGGCCGGCCGTTCGGCATCATGCCCGACCTGCTGGTCGTCCCGCCCTCGCTGGAGGGTGAAGCATTGGAAATCATCAATGCCGAACGCGACGCCGCCGGCGCGACCAATGTCTACAAGGGCACGGCCGAACTGCTGGTCGTGCCCTGGCTCGCCTGA
- a CDS encoding HI1506-related protein has product MARKKANDQTVSANGAAAQGGMPQQANASTSESPAPSQAATQTKATPAANNAATEALKVEPVLRITAKPRKGFRRCGVHHPAEAVDHPEGRFSAAEIEVLKAEPNLVVEDL; this is encoded by the coding sequence ATGGCCAGGAAGAAAGCCAATGACCAAACCGTGTCTGCGAACGGGGCGGCGGCGCAAGGCGGAATGCCGCAGCAAGCCAACGCATCAACGTCGGAAAGTCCGGCTCCCAGCCAAGCTGCCACGCAGACGAAGGCAACGCCTGCCGCGAACAACGCTGCCACTGAGGCGTTGAAGGTGGAACCCGTTTTGCGCATTACCGCCAAGCCGAGAAAAGGGTTCCGCCGCTGCGGCGTCCATCATCCGGCAGAGGCGGTCGATCATCCCGAGGGCCGCTTCAGCGCGGCCGAGATCGAGGTGCTGAAGGCCGAACCCAATCTGGTGGTCGAGGATCTCTGA
- a CDS encoding gp436 family protein codes for MDYCTQIQLEARYGEALLVEISDRADVPTGTIDAELITRAITDATALIDGYLAGRYQLPLATIPALVTDLAQRIAIYYAHSNVASEKISKDYEAALRQLKDIASGLIKLDAGGAEPAGSGASEVRTNDSERPLSAATMKGYI; via the coding sequence GTGGATTATTGCACGCAAATCCAGCTCGAAGCCCGCTACGGCGAGGCACTGCTCGTCGAGATCTCCGACCGCGCCGATGTCCCGACCGGGACGATCGACGCGGAGCTGATCACCCGCGCCATCACAGACGCCACGGCCCTGATCGACGGCTATCTCGCTGGCCGCTATCAGCTGCCGCTGGCCACCATTCCGGCGCTGGTCACCGATCTCGCCCAGCGCATCGCCATCTATTACGCCCATTCCAATGTCGCCTCGGAAAAGATCTCCAAGGATTACGAGGCGGCACTGAGGCAATTGAAGGACATCGCCTCGGGCCTGATCAAGCTCGACGCCGGGGGCGCGGAGCCCGCCGGGTCCGGCGCTTCGGAAGTCCGCACCAACGATTCGGAGCGGCCGCTCTCAGCGGCGACCATGAAGGGGTACATCTGA
- a CDS encoding phage virion morphogenesis protein, producing MTGVRLELEGSEAALAALGAAAARLDDPMPLYDEIGSMLVVSTQNRFEREEAPDGTPWPMSIRVLTEGGKTLSDTRRLVNSMTHEASNEGVAVGTNVIYAAPHQMGATIKAKTAKGLRFQVAGGWVNKQSVDIPQRAFLGLDADDEKVIGDIAGDYLGDPLGGVDVDR from the coding sequence ATGACCGGTGTGCGTCTGGAGCTCGAAGGATCGGAGGCCGCTCTGGCCGCACTTGGCGCTGCCGCGGCCCGTCTGGACGATCCGATGCCGCTTTATGACGAGATCGGCTCGATGCTGGTGGTCTCCACCCAGAACCGATTCGAACGCGAGGAAGCGCCTGACGGCACGCCCTGGCCGATGTCGATCCGGGTGCTGACCGAGGGCGGCAAGACTCTGTCCGACACAAGGCGGCTCGTGAATTCGATGACGCATGAGGCGAGCAATGAAGGCGTCGCCGTCGGCACCAATGTGATTTATGCGGCACCCCACCAGATGGGTGCGACTATCAAGGCCAAGACGGCCAAGGGGCTGCGCTTTCAGGTCGCCGGCGGCTGGGTCAACAAGCAATCCGTCGACATTCCACAGCGCGCCTTCCTTGGCCTTGACGCAGACGACGAGAAAGTGATCGGCGACATCGCCGGCGACTATCTGGGTGATCCGCTGGGAGGTGTCGATGTTGACCGATGA
- a CDS encoding phage tail terminator protein, which translates to MLTDDLITRIEAAVPALDGRAKEAADLAELVRRKALPQAAVTVFVLPLGLRPRSEGDAAAGAFTQMLDETVGVLLVVRAAGDASGSRALPRIGELVDALIAAIAGWGPDGAIGVFRVARGQLLSAEAGAVMYQLDFSIQRQVRNLA; encoded by the coding sequence ATGTTGACCGATGATCTCATCACCCGGATCGAGGCGGCGGTGCCGGCGCTTGATGGCCGCGCCAAAGAGGCCGCCGATCTCGCCGAACTGGTCCGGCGCAAGGCGTTGCCTCAGGCCGCCGTGACAGTTTTTGTCCTGCCGCTCGGGCTGAGGCCGCGCAGCGAGGGCGACGCGGCCGCCGGGGCGTTCACCCAGATGCTCGACGAGACTGTCGGCGTACTCCTGGTGGTGCGCGCGGCCGGCGACGCCAGCGGCTCACGCGCGCTGCCGCGCATCGGCGAGCTGGTCGACGCACTCATCGCCGCCATCGCCGGCTGGGGGCCGGACGGCGCCATCGGCGTCTTCCGCGTGGCGCGCGGGCAGCTGCTCTCCGCCGAAGCCGGCGCGGTCATGTACCAGCTCGACTTTTCGATCCAGAGACAGGTGAGGAATTTGGCATGA
- a CDS encoding phage tail tube protein, producing the protein MPLKWRSKIILFKIEASYGVDAVPAGANAFLMTNVSFSPMEGEDVSRDLELPYLGAQAMIPVGLRGRLRGRVELAGSGTAGTAPAWGPMLRACAVAETITPATSVTYNPISDGMESGTLHFWMAGTRHVLTGCRGQCTMRFTAQGLPYLEFDMLGLWSEPSEQARPAPVLTGFRPPVVVTHANTPDFTIDAVSMVLREAVLALNNQVEPRLLVGSESILITDRADAFTARVEAVPVSTFDPYDLANDQTKVAVEMVHGTAAGSIVTLSVPSAQLKRLSGYEEAQKIAEWPLELVPLPVSGNDQWTLTLT; encoded by the coding sequence ATGCCGCTCAAATGGCGATCCAAGATCATCCTGTTCAAGATCGAGGCGAGCTACGGCGTCGACGCGGTTCCGGCCGGCGCCAACGCCTTCCTGATGACCAATGTCTCGTTTTCGCCGATGGAAGGCGAGGATGTGAGCCGCGATCTGGAGCTGCCCTATCTGGGCGCGCAGGCCATGATCCCGGTGGGCCTGCGCGGAAGGCTGCGCGGCCGGGTGGAGCTGGCGGGATCCGGCACAGCGGGCACCGCGCCGGCCTGGGGGCCGATGCTGCGCGCCTGCGCGGTCGCCGAGACGATCACGCCGGCAACCTCGGTCACCTACAATCCGATTTCCGACGGCATGGAATCGGGCACGCTTCATTTCTGGATGGCCGGCACGCGCCATGTACTGACCGGCTGCCGCGGCCAGTGCACCATGCGCTTTACCGCCCAGGGCCTGCCCTATCTCGAATTCGACATGCTGGGCCTGTGGTCGGAACCCTCCGAGCAGGCGCGGCCTGCGCCGGTGCTGACCGGCTTCAGGCCGCCGGTCGTCGTCACCCACGCCAACACGCCCGATTTCACGATCGATGCTGTTTCCATGGTGCTGCGCGAGGCGGTGCTGGCGCTCAACAACCAGGTCGAGCCCAGGTTGCTGGTCGGATCGGAATCGATCCTGATCACCGACCGGGCCGATGCGTTCACGGCGCGTGTCGAGGCGGTGCCGGTCAGCACATTCGATCCTTATGACCTCGCCAACGACCAGACGAAAGTTGCGGTCGAGATGGTGCATGGAACCGCCGCCGGTTCGATCGTCACGCTGTCGGTTCCCTCGGCCCAGCTCAAGCGGCTGTCCGGTTACGAGGAAGCCCAGAAGATCGCCGAATGGCCGCTTGAGCTGGTGCCGCTGCCGGTCTCCGGCAACGACCAGTGGACGCTGACCCTGACGTAA
- a CDS encoding DUF1799 domain-containing protein, which translates to MAARAWANATLADQPQVADDDALADASAAGLDAAAQAAIARWAIDRTGPAFCGVWPDNADAVAAFLAAASQWRTMIADRNGRIVTRFLGLDYAGAAIAWSARGIEPDSDLFDRLTVIEMAARDALNGETGVMLP; encoded by the coding sequence ATGGCGGCGCGGGCCTGGGCAAACGCGACACTTGCCGATCAGCCGCAGGTTGCCGATGACGACGCGCTCGCCGATGCAAGTGCTGCCGGTCTCGACGCTGCGGCGCAAGCTGCGATCGCCCGATGGGCGATTGACCGAACCGGACCTGCCTTTTGCGGCGTGTGGCCAGACAACGCCGACGCCGTCGCCGCCTTCCTCGCTGCCGCCAGCCAATGGCGCACCATGATCGCGGACCGGAACGGACGCATCGTCACCCGCTTTCTGGGACTCGATTATGCCGGCGCCGCGATCGCCTGGTCGGCGCGCGGCATCGAGCCCGACAGCGATCTGTTTGATCGTCTGACCGTCATCGAGATGGCCGCGCGCGACGCGCTCAATGGCGAGACCGGGGTGATGCTGCCATGA
- a CDS encoding DUF2460 domain-containing protein — translation MAGFIDGAVFPVHISRGSPGGPDWPAEIVELASGHEERNTPWASPLRRYDARFGVRTPAELYEVLSLYKVAFGRLRGFRFLDWSDYRSGAPHLAPAALDQALGTGDGVTTQFQLSKRYAFAGESFDRRITRPFGTTLIAVNGVPTASGWSLDATTGLVSFEIAPAVDAELTWGGQFHVPVRFDCKLDQIAMRTAAVGDIPSIFLKELRE, via the coding sequence ATGGCGGGCTTTATCGACGGCGCGGTGTTTCCCGTCCATATCAGCCGCGGTTCGCCCGGCGGACCGGACTGGCCGGCGGAGATCGTCGAACTCGCCTCGGGCCACGAAGAGCGCAACACGCCCTGGGCGTCGCCCTTGCGGCGTTACGATGCGCGCTTCGGCGTGCGCACCCCGGCCGAACTTTATGAGGTGCTGTCGCTCTACAAGGTCGCATTCGGCCGCTTGCGGGGTTTCCGCTTTCTCGACTGGAGCGACTACCGCTCCGGCGCGCCGCATCTGGCGCCGGCGGCTCTCGACCAGGCGCTTGGGACCGGCGACGGCGTGACCACGCAATTCCAGCTGTCCAAGCGCTATGCCTTCGCCGGCGAGAGCTTCGACCGCAGGATCACACGCCCATTCGGAACGACCCTGATCGCCGTCAATGGCGTGCCTACCGCATCCGGCTGGAGCCTCGATGCGACAACCGGGCTGGTCAGTTTCGAAATAGCCCCGGCGGTGGACGCGGAACTCACCTGGGGCGGACAGTTTCATGTGCCGGTGCGCTTTGACTGCAAGCTCGACCAGATCGCCATGCGGACCGCTGCCGTCGGCGACATTCCATCGATCTTTCTCAAGGAGCTCAGGGAATGA
- a CDS encoding DUF2163 domain-containing protein, which produces MKTVPPGLQALLDSGVTTLCTCWRIERLDGEVFGFTNHDRMLRFAGTGYQPETGFTPAETAASLGLAVDTAEIEGALSADVITDADIALGLWDNAHAEIWRVDWTDTANRVILRKGSLGEISRGTQSFFAEIRGLAHQLAQPGGRTFQRNCDAVVGDARCGVNLDQPAFKGTGAVSAVTDDRLISVSGLGGFAAGWFAQGLLTWTAGSNAGARSEVAGHRLGASGSVTIELWRRAERPIRIGDTFTVTAGCGKTWEICRAKFSNGANHRSFPHIPGNDAAYQTAKTGGVNDGGSFFND; this is translated from the coding sequence ATGAAGACCGTACCACCCGGCTTGCAGGCCTTGCTCGACAGTGGTGTCACCACGCTCTGCACCTGCTGGCGCATCGAGCGGCTCGACGGAGAAGTGTTCGGCTTCACCAATCACGACCGCATGCTCAGATTTGCCGGGACCGGCTACCAGCCCGAAACCGGCTTCACCCCGGCCGAGACCGCCGCGTCGCTGGGGCTTGCCGTCGACACAGCCGAGATCGAGGGCGCGCTGTCGGCCGATGTGATCACCGACGCCGACATTGCGCTCGGGCTCTGGGACAATGCCCATGCCGAGATCTGGCGCGTCGACTGGACCGATACCGCCAACCGCGTGATCCTGCGCAAGGGCTCGCTGGGCGAAATCAGTCGCGGAACGCAGAGCTTCTTTGCCGAGATCCGCGGCCTGGCGCACCAGCTGGCGCAACCCGGCGGGCGCACTTTTCAGCGCAATTGCGACGCGGTGGTCGGCGACGCGCGCTGCGGCGTCAATCTCGATCAGCCGGCCTTCAAGGGCACCGGCGCGGTGAGCGCTGTGACCGACGACCGGCTGATTTCGGTGTCCGGCCTCGGCGGATTTGCGGCCGGCTGGTTTGCGCAAGGCTTGCTGACCTGGACCGCTGGCAGCAATGCCGGCGCCAGGAGCGAAGTCGCCGGTCACCGGCTCGGGGCATCGGGATCGGTGACGATCGAGCTCTGGCGGCGCGCCGAGCGCCCGATCAGGATTGGCGACACTTTCACAGTGACGGCGGGCTGCGGCAAGACCTGGGAGATCTGCCGGGCGAAGTTTTCCAACGGCGCCAACCATCGCAGCTTTCCACACATTCCGGGCAATGACGCGGCCTACCAGACCGCCAAGACCGGCGGCGTCAATGACGGGGGGAGCTTCTTCAATGACTGA
- a CDS encoding NlpC/P60 family protein, which translates to MTEPMQTAIGDPEWRAAIVSEARAWLGTPYLHQASDRLAGCDCVGLVRGVWRALYGPEPEMMLAYSPDWSEARGLESVLEAASNHLQTVSDGNAQPGDVLVFRWRPHLPAKHCGILAAHDRLVHAYQAAGKVTESDVSHWKKRIAGVFAFPRPGGAR; encoded by the coding sequence ATGACTGAACCGATGCAGACAGCGATTGGAGACCCTGAATGGCGCGCCGCCATCGTCAGCGAGGCGCGGGCCTGGCTTGGCACTCCCTATCTGCATCAGGCCTCGGACAGGTTGGCGGGATGCGATTGCGTCGGCCTGGTCCGTGGCGTCTGGCGCGCGCTCTACGGTCCAGAGCCTGAAATGATGCTCGCCTATTCGCCCGACTGGTCGGAAGCGCGCGGGCTCGAAAGTGTTCTCGAAGCCGCTTCAAACCACCTTCAAACAGTCTCTGACGGGAATGCGCAGCCCGGCGATGTGCTGGTGTTCCGCTGGCGGCCGCATCTGCCGGCCAAGCATTGCGGCATTCTGGCAGCACACGACCGGCTGGTCCATGCCTACCAGGCGGCGGGCAAGGTCACCGAGAGCGATGTCAGCCACTGGAAAAAGCGGATCGCAGGCGTCTTCGCCTTTCCCAGGCCGGGAGGCGCGCGCTGA